The DNA sequence GTCCCCTTGATCACCGAGCCGACGGGGTATTTGTCGGCCACGTTGTCCACGGGCTAGCGGATTTCTGCTTGAGTCCGAGGGCGATCTTTTCGCGCTCGCGGTCGATGTGCAGGATTTGGACCTCGATTTCCTGATCGATGGCGACCATCTCCGAAGGATGGCCGATGCGGCCCCAGCTCATATCGGTGATATGGAGCAGACCATCGATGCCCCCCAGATCGACAAACGCCCCGAATTCGGCAATGTTCTTGACCACTCCCTTGCGGAGCTGGCCGACTTCGAGCGTGTCGAGAAGCTGTTTCTTCTTCTCGGCCCGTTCTTGCTCGATGAGCGCTCGGCGACTGACGACGATGTTGCGCCGCGCTTCGTCGATCTTGAGTACGATGCATTGGATGGTGCGACCGACGTAATCGCCGATGTCGGCCGGCCGGCGGATATCGACCTGGCTGGCGGGCAGGAACACGTTCACGCCGCTGACATCGACCAGCAGGCCCCCTTTGATTTTGCGGGTCACGACGCCGGTCACCACGTCGTTCTCGTGGACCGTCTCCATGACCTTCATCCAGTCTTCGATCTTGCGGGCTTTGCGCTTGCTGAGCGCGATCATCCCGCGCGGCTCTTCAAGCTGCTCCTGCACTCCCTCGACTTCCTCGATCAGGACCTTGAGCGTGTCGCCGACTTGGGGCGGCTCTTCGGTCTCGTCCCATTCGTTGCGGGCAATTTGCCCTTCGCTCTTGTAGCCCACGTCGACCAGCACGAATTCATCATCGACGCGCAGGATTCGCCCCTGGACGATGGAGTTGATCGCCAAATCGCCGCCGCCCCACTCGGTCGCCGTGGCGACGCCGCCATCGGCCATGGCGAGTTCCAGCTCGCGGTCCATTTCGTCGTCGCCAAGGTCACGGATCAGATTACGATTTACCATAAGAAAGAGTGCCTGCGATCGGCCGGCGCCGGGGAGTGTAGACGCGGAATCTTGCCGCGTTGAGACAGCGGCGAGATGCCGCTTCTACGGAAGGCACGCGCCCCCGACACCCATAGCTCGGCCGACTAGAAAATTGTTAGTGGTTGCAAGTTCTCCGCACCCGGTCCCCGCGCAGGGAATCCAACTGAAGGCCACGGAGAGAACCCAAAAGTATATCGCTGCCGGTCAAGCGACACAATCGGGTTTCAGCGGCCAGAAGCGGGGGTTTGGGCGGAGACGCCGCGTGCTGCCGCCGTCTCGATCAACCGCTCGATGAACGACTCGTACTCGATTCCCGCCGCGGCGAGTGCCCGCGCCAAGCCGGCATTCGGCCCAGCGTCCGGATTGGCGTTCACTTCGAGGATGAAGATATTGCCCGACCGATCCACCCGCAGATCAACACGTGCGTAATCACGGCAGCCGGTGACTTGATAGGCTGTCAACGCCGCAGCTCGAATGGAGCCTGCGAGAACCGGTTTAGCGTCCGCCGGGCAGCGGACAGGAGTCGCTCGATCGGCCGCGCTCCCGGCAGACCATTTCCCTTCATAAGTGACGATCGGCCAGCGCGAGCTGGCATCGGTGCGAAACTCGATCTCCGCCAGCGGAAGGCATTCCACGTTTGGAAGTGCAATCACGCCGACGTTGAACTCTCGACCGTCGATGAACTGCTCGACGAGCACGCTGCCATATTGTCGCGAGACGGTTTCGACTTGTCGCTCGAGCGATTCCCAATCCGTCACAACGCTGTCCGGTCCGATCCCGAGGCTGGCATCCTCGGACGCCGGCTTCACGAAGAGCGGACCGGCGGAGAGCCATGTCGAGAACGGCTCTCGCGCAAACAGCTCGCCCGGATTCAATCGCACAAATGGGGCCGTGGGTAGCCCCGCTCCACGAAGCAACCATTTCGTTCGCGCTTTGTCGCGGACCAATGCCAAACATTCCGGCGGTGAACCGGTATAAGGAATCCCCGAGAGTTCCAAAACCGCAGCTAGATGCGCTTCGCCGGCCGTTTGGCCAGCAAAGCCCTCGCATAGATTGACGATCACGTCGGGGCGCTCGGCAGACAACGAATCAAGCAACGGCGCGATTGAATCGCGGACGCCGACTTCGCGAACCCCGTGTCCCGCGGCCCGCAGCGCTGTGCGAAACGCCTCGACCGATTCCAACACCCCGGCCTCTTGAGCGTAGTCCGGATGCTCGCGCGGCAGCGTCGGGTCGTTGAAGAGGATGGCGACGTCCAAAGGATCAGTAACTTGCAAGCGCGGCCGGATTCTCGCTGAGCCGTTCCGTCGCCGCCGCGAGAATGCGCCCGATCAGGTCGGAATAGCTGATTTCGAGCGATCGGGCCATCAATACCAGATCGCTCGACTTGGGATTCAGGCCGGGAAGCGGATTTACTTCGAGAAAATACGGCACATGATTGCGAAGGCGAAAATCGATGCGGGCCAAATCCCGGCAGCCGAGCGTTTTCCAGACTAAGAGTGCGGCCAATCCGACCGCGCGAGTGTCTTGCGGCGAGAGTTTTGCCGGGCATTCGTAGCGCACGAGCCGCTCCCAATCGCGTTTCACTTCGAGGCTGTAAACGAACGGCCCATTGCGATCAACCGGCAGCACTCGCATGATACCGAATGGCTCGCGCGGCCGATCGCCGATCATGCCGACGGTCAATTCATCGCCGTCGATAAACTCCTCGATGAGCACGGGCTGACGATAAGCGGCCACGATCTCCTCGACCGTTTCCATGAGCCGGGCCGAATCTTCGATCAGATTCGCCGAGCGGATTCCCTTGCTCGATCCTTCGAAGGCCGGCTTGACGATCACCGGCAACGGCAGCGTGAGCAGTCGGTCCCTGAAATCCTCGACGTCGCCATCGACGACGAGCCAATCGGGAGTCGCCACGCCGGCGCAACGGACCAGCCGCTTGGCGCATTCCTTGTCGAGCGTCGCGGCCAGCGTCAGCGGATCGGAGCCCGTGTAGGGAATGCCGAGCATTTCGAGCACGGCCGGCACTCGCGCCTCGCGCGAGCGGCTCGTGCCCGTCCCTTCCGCGAAATTGAAGACCAAATCGGGCCGGTAGCCAGTGAGCAACCGCCGCAAGAGCGGCTCGCCGTCGCCGAGCAACTCGACCTCGTGCCCTAATCCTCGTAGGGCCCCGGCCAAGGCCTCGATCGTCTCGGGAGAATCGAATTCTTCTTCCGCGTCGTCGGGCCAATGCTCGTCCACCGCCCCGTTGCCGCCGGCCGACGGGGAACGGACGTTGTATGTCAGACCGATTCTCACGATCAGGCTTTCTTGCTCGCTTTGCCGTTGGCCTTTCGGGCGGTGGTTTCCGACCGTCGTGGCGGACGGCTGCGGAGGTCGTTCTTGAGCAATGGCGCCTCCGAATGCACGATCGGCTTGGCCGGCCGCGCCGCGCTGTTGCCATTCGACCCGTTCTTACCGTTACTGGCCCCATTCCGTCGCTTCGCGATGATGGAACCATGGCCGTTGTCCTTACCATGGCCGTTTCCATTGGCCGGGCCGCGGATTTCATGGTCGCTGTGAATCGGCACGCCGTCGAT is a window from the Pirellulales bacterium genome containing:
- a CDS encoding S1 RNA-binding domain-containing protein; this encodes MVNRNLIRDLGDDEMDRELELAMADGGVATATEWGGGDLAINSIVQGRILRVDDEFVLVDVGYKSEGQIARNEWDETEEPPQVGDTLKVLIEEVEGVQEQLEEPRGMIALSKRKARKIEDWMKVMETVHENDVVTGVVTRKIKGGLLVDVSGVNVFLPASQVDIRRPADIGDYVGRTIQCIVLKIDEARRNIVVSRRALIEQERAEKKKQLLDTLEVGQLRKGVVKNIAEFGAFVDLGGIDGLLHITDMSWGRIGHPSEMVAIDQEIEVQILHIDREREKIALGLKQKSASPWTTWPTNTPSAR
- a CDS encoding ATP-grasp domain-containing protein, which produces MRIGLTYNVRSPSAGGNGAVDEHWPDDAEEEFDSPETIEALAGALRGLGHEVELLGDGEPLLRRLLTGYRPDLVFNFAEGTGTSRSREARVPAVLEMLGIPYTGSDPLTLAATLDKECAKRLVRCAGVATPDWLVVDGDVEDFRDRLLTLPLPVIVKPAFEGSSKGIRSANLIEDSARLMETVEEIVAAYRQPVLIEEFIDGDELTVGMIGDRPREPFGIMRVLPVDRNGPFVYSLEVKRDWERLVRYECPAKLSPQDTRAVGLAALLVWKTLGCRDLARIDFRLRNHVPYFLEVNPLPGLNPKSSDLVLMARSLEISYSDLIGRILAAATERLSENPAALASY